Below is a window of Chaetodon trifascialis isolate fChaTrf1 chromosome 17, fChaTrf1.hap1, whole genome shotgun sequence DNA.
CTAAATGAAGACGGCGCAGGACATCCACTGTACACGTTTAGAGGTCACGTCATCTGATACTCAGCACAGACAATGCAGGATTTTCTAAAGTGACCccattctgttctgttctgctgaaAAGGTGCTAAGAGGTGTTGAGttgcatgaaaacataattaagaGAATCCAGAATGGACTGGACGGGAAGAGGTGACACTCAAAATGTTTCTCTAAAATATCAGTGCAGAGAAGTTGCATAGTTGCTTTACGTACATCTAGACAGActttaaagaaaaatatgtattaAATACTACGTTTACATGTTCCCCAGAAACACACATGGATGCTCACATTTTGCACATAAGTGGAATCTCACATAGAGCTGAAAGGACGAGCAGGAACTATTTgaataattgttgttttttgttggttttttttagCAAAACCCCCCAAATCCACAGGTTAGCTCGCCTAAATATGAATGTTTTCTGGTTTAGTTAGCCCTCTCTGATCGTGAACTAAATCTCTTCAGGTTTTGAATCGTTGGTCGGACATCAGAAACCAACCACAGCAGCCGTTTCTGAAGGCGTGCGTTTCCAGATTCACAGCTCATCGACGCTGCCTCGGCTTTCAAAGCTGCCTTTTATCTCTGTATTTTTGACAAGCTTTTTGATTAGTACAGTAGACCCCTGTAAGCTTTGATGAAACAGAGGTCTGTCTAGACAAGattattaaagctgcagcttcagtgATCACAGATTAAGTAGCTCTTAGTGGTGATCGCTCTTGAAAACCTTAAAGATCCACGCTTAAGACCTCCCTAAGAAATCCATAACATGCAAATACATGACCTAAGCTGAAGCATCTCCAGCTTTTTGCCCCTTTCATAGTTTATTCACCATAAGTATCTCAGAGGGCATCACTGTGTGCCAGTCCTTACCTCATGACAGGCATGCTAGCTGAGTGCTGCAATGAGCGCATGCTATCCGACAGCATTATGGAGAAGAAAGGGGGCATTAGTGGTCATCTTAGCACAGTGCAGACAGTTtacacagaaagacaacaaaagagaaagacaagcCCACATACAGCACGGCCCCTCAATTATTCTTAATTATTCTGCTATATGTTCAATGAGCGGGTATTCTAAGTGCTCAAATCCTATAAATCCTGCTTTATCCCATTAAGATCGATTGTGTATTAACACAGTGGGTGTGTGCTAATCCTATATATCATGGGGGAAATATCttgtcatcaaacacacacacacacaaaatgaacacaaagcatgtacacacacacccccttTGACCCCTGTCAGGTCGCTCTTCACTTCCCCACCCCCCCAAACCAGCTGAGTGTTGAGGCTCATCCGCGAGGCTGCATTTCTCAGCACACTGGTGCTTTGGGGGGGCCTAATAATCTTGTTTGCAGCTCAATAATCCAGAGAGAAGAAGGATGACAGGGGAGAAGAGAGATTAGGAtctggaggggggggggggggggggggggggcaagtgGAGCTATATCTCAAAGGGAACAATCTGTTGTTGCTCTTTTAAGCCTTATCTAACCAGGAAATATTAACTCTAATGTATTGTTAGATATTAGCGGAGATGCCTTTGGCACTTTGAAAGTGGGACAGAAAATCAATCCATTAGATCTATGGCGACCATGATATATCCCTTTATGAATAAGGAGAAGATAATGGAGACAGCTGCTAGCTGTGAACTGTAATGTAATTAGAATCGGCATTTAAAGATTATAAGTGGTAAAACTGGTCATTAATGGAGGCACCTAATGACATCATCATATCAGACAgctaacaaaacacagacagcaggagatgGACAGAGCGCAGCAGccaaatatattaaaaaagtCATTATCTGTGAGAGAGATTTAATAGTTCTCTATGCATGCTTACGTACAACCCTGAGTCCAAACATGTTGGGACCCATGTTACTGAAAATGCTGTCAGCTCCTGTCTGACTGACCTGACATCGTCCAGCTTCCTGCTGATGGCTGAGCCCACGTTGGAGAACGCTGCTGTAGCCTTCAGACTCGCCTGAGACAGCGTTTCAGATGTCCTCCTATAGCTGAAAGAGAGACGGGGAGACAGCGTGAGGGAGAGGTGATGGGCAGCAAAAAGAGAGGGATAGGAGAGAGAtggcaagagacagacagatgaaagagCGAAGAGAGGCATCGAGGTCAGAGCCAGATTCAATGTCTTCTTCCCTTTCAGAAGCCTGAGAGCATCTGAATGCTGCTCATTTCCTATAACATGGAGCCCATCAACTTTCACACAGGCAGCTTGTCGAGAGCAGCGacatctttttcctctttgttcagAGGGGAAAGAAACTTCTCTGACAGTTAACCATGTTTTCAGATCCAGAAAAAAACCTTCAACATTATCACACATACAAATCAGCACAGAACCACCATTTGTTGGATAATGAAGCTGCTGGTTCTAAATTTTCCACAAAAGGTGTCCGATAAACGGTGTAATGGCCAAAGAGGCAAAGGCTCGACGCTGTGGTGGAGTATGGAGTACTAACGCGTTGGAGGTGGTGACCTCCTGCCAGGTTTTGGTGATGttctgtttcagctcattgagcGGTGTGATGCCCAGCTTCCTCTTGATGTCCGCCAACTGCTTCTCCTTGGCTGCCAGCACCTGGGACAGAGTCTGGATCTCATCCtccacctgtacacacacacacacacacacacacacacacacacacacacacacacacacacacacacacacacacacacacacacacacacacacacacacacagacagttagATGGATCCAAAGGTCTGAGTTTTTAAATCTCAAACGTGATATGTTTAATCTAAAGctccactttgtgaaacacacgactgtataaaggatatcaGAAAAAACCTTGGGAACGAGGTAAGTGGTTGGATGAGCTGCAGGAGCAACGAGGGACCTGAAGTGAGCATCTTGTTATGGAAGGCAGTGCTCTCTATAGGCAACTACGAGTGAAGAAAGGCCTTGTTTGAATAAAAAAGACCATCAAAGTATGGACGAGGTAAAATAAGGAGTTTTTAGTTGAAATttagcagtaaaaaaaaaaaaaaaaaaagctggattTTAAAACTATAATCCTTCTCAGCAAGATTAGGTTCAACACCTGATCTTGACTCCCTGAGCCACGACCACTTTAATCCGTGATCCCCCTCCTGACCTTGACCAActcttcctgcagctcctgccgCTCCTCCTCCGTCAAGGCGGGGAAAGGGGAAGAGGGACCGGCCGACATCGCTGCGTCTTCTCCCATCTCTGGGGCTGAGTCCGGATTCTGCTGCGAAGCTGAGAGGTAAAAGGAAAACTGTTAGATGCATCCTCTCGCTTGGCAAGTCATGTGCGGCCACTTTGAAGCGAAAGAACATTTATACTGTAGATTCTTATCTTTTAAAGACGTTtaagtgtttgctgtgtgacaaTGAACAGGTGGTATGAAAGGAGAGGCTGCTGATGGTTGTCAAAGTATAGCTGTTCATGTGTAGGatgaggagaagggaggaaggTGGTAGGACATGAACATGTGAATGATatcacagaggaagagcaggaaaaTTGAGGAGGCtaaatgtgctgtttggtgAAAGGTGGTAGCCAAGAGGGGAAACCTTTTCATGAGCCCAAACACTAGTTTCCTACCGTAAAGTTGCACAAACACCTTCTGCCTCTCATACACACATCCAGTCATATattcactccacacacacacacacacgcacacacacacacacacacacacacacacacacacacacacacacacacacacacacacacacacacacacacacacacacacacacacacacacacacacacacacacacacacacacacacacacagcatacagcGTCTTTGATGTTGCTGTCTCTGGCAGAGCTATGCCCAGTAGGAGCAGCAGTGCATCAATAATACAAAGGAGTTTCTAGATAGAGACATCCTGAGCTCAGACTGTGTGAGAGAACACACGAGCAGAGAGGTTGTTAGGACCTGTCAGTCAAAAGGACAACGGCGGGTGAGGATGTTCTGGGCCGCATCCGAGCCGGGACGGGAGATACAAAAGTGCCTCTGaggtcatttttctttttatctgatCTTTGCTAGCATTTCAAAGATTCAGAGTCAAAGTAAAAATAtagaaacaaaagacaaaaatgtgatagatttaaaaaaaaacagaaaaacaggaaacccaACAGCTGAGGAAGGGGGAGGATACAAAAATGCAGCTGCTCGAGAAAGATTTCAGGACTATACTGTGCCATTAGCTCGgctgggaggagaccagagCTAAAGCATGAACCGCGGAGAGGCCCAAACAGATCTGAGAGCAGATTGTCCTCGTTAAAGTCATTTAACCACTGAACCCACCGGCAGCATGTTACTAACAAGAGCATTTGGGTTGGCCTGGCACACTGCTGCTCGTAAATACAAGTTTAATTGGCCGGTTGTTTTTGGTTATCTTAATGTTGTCCTGGAAAAACGAGGGATTTAGATCCAGTTTAAAGATCTGTTCTGACATTTTGGGTGTTTGTCATATTACCCTCCTTAAAGGAAgagttcgacattttgggaaatacgcttcTTTAAGGCCTCAGATGGGAGGATCGGCTAACACTGCCCTCTCTGGATGAATATTTCGAGGCTGTTTCACCTCTGACCACGCCCGGCCTCGCTGACGGATGCGCTCAGATGTGTGCTCTTTCCAGGCTATAATCCTTGACCCTCAACTATCTTTTTTCACTCAGCAAACCCcacatcctctcctcccacacCATTCCACACCCTTGGCACCCTCCCTCTTTCATCTCATGCCCCAATACTCCCAAAATGCTCGGCGAGGCCAGGGGCGCAATACCAAAATCACAAGGAGTCGAGCGATGTGCAGAACCCTCCCACGAAGGCCGCAGTGGAATGTCTTCGCTGGAGAGACGGCTCGTGAAATGACATTTCTCAGTCGTCCAATCAGTACTGGGCTGACACTCGCTCTATCATTGATTAATACTGCGGGAAAAAGAAGAGCTGATTGGCAACGTTTCAAGTGAAAATATTTATGTGAAAACTGATTTAACTGAAAATTAGTGCACCATTTAACCGAGGAAACAGAGACATGACAGTCATTAAGGGAGAAGAAATAGAGTTGAAATGCTTTATTCAGCCTTCAGCGCTGACACCACCCCCACTGCTCCTCTGAAGCATTCATCTGCCCTCAAGCTCTCTCCCCCCTCATATCACTTTCTCTCATCTTATATTTGCCCTTTCCTCCCATTACTGGTGATGCAGCAGTGatattctctctctcgctcacacacacacacctgcttacAGTGACAGAATTGTGTAATGGATACTTCCTGTTATAACGGCTGTGCTTCGGTCACCAATAGGACAAATCCCCTATTTTGACATCCTACATTGTGCTGCTCAGGCCTTCCTATCTGCGTCAAACGCAGAGTTTCGTGAGGTGAGTCCAGCGCCTCCTCGGGGTGAGAACAACAAGCTCCGTGGGCCGATACCTCGCCTGAGTTATCTGCTGCGTTAAGTTTGTAATACCTTCCTGCAGGCAGCGACGTGAGATCTCCATGTCGGAGTGTGGAGGCTGCTATGCTGCAAATGTGTGCCTTGGAGGTGTGTTTCATGGagcaagagagaagaaaagggagagagagaacgagagaagTTTATATGTGGGTGTAGGCAGAAGTTTGGCTCGCTATACCAAACTGCATACCCACCCACATCACAGCCCCACCCCTCTGCTTCAGCTCATTTCCTCTTGGACTAACATGCACTGGCCCATGACCACGTGACTCTGGAGCTTTCAAATCCATAACGACTAATTAGAAAAGTGAGGCAGTGAAGCTGAAGCATGCCTGAAAAGAGgaacattttaaacacatgGCACATATTTGTCTATTCTTTTGTGGTAATAGTCGAAAACAAagctgtgtcagctgtctgtctgcagaacTAATGAAGCCTTTTACCTACGGCGCCAAGAAATGTGGATTTGATAGATTACTATCTTTAGCTGATTAAGTTTTAAGACAATCTTACTGTTAAAATATGACTGAAATAGTTTAAAACCAGAACAGAGTTTATGTGTACAAATACAATCCTCCATACCTCCACAGACCACAACAAACaatgaaagctgtttttttgttttttttcctgaggCAGTGTGGCAAAGTCATTTCAAAGATGAAAAAGCAGTCAGCACAAGCGAAAGTCACTCCAGATTTGTTATAAAGACGTCTGTGGCTCTCTCTCCAAACTCAGCTGATGATATTAAATTATCCCTGATTTGCTGAAGTAAGTTTCCCAAAAACTTGAagtaatcaaatcaaatttagtCTGTGAGACAACAGGACAAGGCTGGAGACACAGCACATAGGCTGCCACCAACATGTGGTCCTGACATACTGTGCAATTTCATATTGACTTATTCAACAGATCAGTGTGATGGAAAGTATCCGCCCATGAATAGTATACGCTCTCTGAGTCCTACATTTAAATGAAAGGCTGTCACATTGAAAGACAGGACAACATTTGTATACCAACACCTTCCTGGCATGAAATAATGATCATTTCTAActctgaggaggaagacacaGCGAGGTGAAGGCCAGTGTGTCACACAACTCTTCTCCAAGACACCAAATTCATCCAAGAGCTCTCGGCTATCTTGTCGCTCATAAACTACCCAGACCCAAACATTTGGTGAATAAGGCAGATCCACTTCTCGGGAAGAGTTGTGTGACGATAATCATAACCATAGCAACATAAACTGTGTCTGAAGCTGGGATGAAGTGTGATGACTttccaaaaaatgttttaaaaagtcGACTGAGAAGTgtgaaaactgaatgaaagcaaactgaagctgctgtcacagacacacacacacacacacacatacacatacacacacagctttgtgTTCTCCCAAATTCTTCCCATCCAATGAACCAAACCCGTGTTTTGTCTTtccgtgcacgcacacacacacacgcacgcacacactccgcCCAACCTTTTCCCTGATTACCTCTGCTTTTGGCAGCTGGGGAGCTGGGTGGCGTGTCGCTGTAGGTCGGGGAGAGGTAGAGGTAGTTGGCGTTGACTCCTTGTTCAAAGTCAAACGGAGAGTGGTATTCCTCCAGGGGCTCCATGTTTACGGCTTGTAGTGTGTTGTTGTTCGGAGTAACCATCACCTCCCTACAACCACCACTACCTCAGCAAAGACAGCCAAGTGCTGATTGCATGCATGTGATCCCGGCGAGTGCTGCCTCTGTGACTCCTTGTGTTCGGCGCCCTGGActcttgtgctgtgtgtgacacaATATCTAAGTGTATGTATGAACGTGGGAGGAGGTTTTTATTGGCTGTCAGGTAGTCAGAAGGTCAGAGTGAGAGTGCGGTGACGCCGGTTTCCCGTCTTCCGTTCCTGCAGCAGGCCAAGGCGTCATGAATCCTCTGCTCCTTTCTTGCTGTTAATAAGTTACCTGTCCCTTCAAGCAGCTGTTGCATCAGGCACGTACAACCTCCCGCCTCCTCTCCACCGTAATCCCAAAGGTCAACTCTCAGTCCATCCTTCAAACATCTGCTTGCGCAATCAGTGTCGTTTTGAGGTGTCGGTGGCTGTGAGCACAGCTCGTGCTGTCGTTATATTGCGTGACACTCCAGTTTCTCAGGTCTCGCTGACAATTCCCTCCCTGGCGCACTTTCCGTCATCAAGCCTGACATCCAAGAAGGAAATAGAAGAGGTCCCATTTGTGTGAGCTGGTCacgtgatgtgtgtgtgtgtgtggtcgcgAGGCATTAGATGAAAAGAATAATCTGCAGTGTCCCAGATTACAGCGAAGCACTAATCCAGGGTGGTCAGTCCAGCTTGGAGCAGCAGTAATGCTAGTCAGCTAGAACGGAGGAGAGAGGATGCCAGAGGCTACACTTGGTATTGTGCGTGTGTACTTGAGGGAAAGTGCTCTATGTGTGGTAAAGAGAGCATGTACATGTGCCACTGTGTATGTCCATACaggggctgcaactaacgaccATTTTCATTACGCATCAGATTATTTCCTCCATTAATTGATTGGTATATGAAatgtcaccaaaaaaaaaaaaagtccatcaCAATTTCTAAAAGCCTGAGCTGATATATTCAAAAGAGATTTATTTTAATATGATAGAAGACTAAGAAAGCCATCAAATATTCACGTTTTAGAGGCTGAAACCAAtgacattttggcatttttgcttaaaaaacgcttaaatgattaatcgattatcaaaatacttcacaattcattttctgttgtattGTTTCATCGACTAATGGTTTCACCTCTGGTCCAGAAATGCTAGTATTAACACCATCATACACTCGGTCTCGTGAACAGAGCTTTACTCAGATGTGAGCTGAAAGGTGCATCCTTGATCTGCATGAAGTGCAGTATATATACTGCAACCACCAAGCCACATAAAGCATCAATCAAATACTTGCAGGCTACAATTCAAGCTGCACAAAGACAGCAAATATGCAAGAATAGGTCATGTTGAGAGCACCTGCTGATATGCAAAAGGCTTCAGTGGAGTGGGGAAGCAGTC
It encodes the following:
- the tpd52 gene encoding tumor protein D52 isoform X3 — protein: MEDTEKASQQNPDSAPEMGEDAAMSAGPSSPFPALTEEERQELQEELVKVEDEIQTLSQVLAAKEKQLADIKRKLGITPLNELKQNITKTWQEVTTSNAYRRTSETLSQASLKATAAFSNVGSAISRKLDDVSMRSLQHSASMPVMRNAPTFKTFGEKVDSLKTKMSPSASATNPNDRDGSSPTTDSLLAQPEGSPTQETPMN
- the tpd52 gene encoding tumor protein D52 isoform X2, giving the protein MVTPNNNTLQAVNMEPLEEYHSPFDFEQGVNANYLYLSPTYSDTPPSSPAAKSRASQQNPDSAPEMGEDAAMSAGPSSPFPALTEEERQELQEELVKVEDEIQTLSQVLAAKEKQLADIKRKLGITPLNELKQNITKTWQEVTTSNAYRRTSETLSQASLKATAAFSNVGSAISRKLDDVRNAPTFKTFGEKVDSLKTKMSPSASATNPNDRDGSSPTTDSLLAQPEGSPTQETPMN
- the tpd52 gene encoding tumor protein D52 isoform X1; translated protein: MVTPNNNTLQAVNMEPLEEYHSPFDFEQGVNANYLYLSPTYSDTPPSSPAAKSRASQQNPDSAPEMGEDAAMSAGPSSPFPALTEEERQELQEELVKVEDEIQTLSQVLAAKEKQLADIKRKLGITPLNELKQNITKTWQEVTTSNAYRRTSETLSQASLKATAAFSNVGSAISRKLDDVSMRSLQHSASMPVMRNAPTFKTFGEKVDSLKTKMSPSASATNPNDRDGSSPTTDSLLAQPEGSPTQETPMN
- the tpd52 gene encoding tumor protein D52 isoform X4, with protein sequence MEDTEKASQQNPDSAPEMGEDAAMSAGPSSPFPALTEEERQELQEELVKVEDEIQTLSQVLAAKEKQLADIKRKLGITPLNELKQNITKTWQEVTTSNAYRRTSETLSQASLKATAAFSNVGSAISRKLDDVRNAPTFKTFGEKVDSLKTKMSPSASATNPNDRDGSSPTTDSLLAQPEGSPTQETPMN